The following is a genomic window from Streptomyces lincolnensis.
TGCTCCTCGTACTGCTCCGCCTGCTGCTGCTCCGCGTACCACTGCTCGTACTGCTCCTGCGGGTTGTACGCGGGGTTGTAGCCGCCCTGGTAGTCGATCTGGCGGGGGGCCTCGAACCAGGGGCTCTGGTCGGGCCCCGGCTCGATGCCCTGCTGCTCGGCGGACTGCTCGGACGGCTGCGCGGGGGGCTGCTCGGACGGCTGCTCAAGGGGCTGTTCGGAAGGCCGCTCGCCGCGAGGTGCCGCGTTCTGCGGGACGGGCGCCGTCTCGGCCGCACGCCGGACCGCGGCCACGGCCTGTTCCACGGCCGGTTCCGGAGCCGCGGTCAGCTCCTGCTGCGGCACCGGAGGCAGGAGCATCGGCTCGATGCCCGCCGCTGCCAGGCCCGCCGGGGCGGTCTCCGCCAGCGGGACGCCGTAGCGGGCCAGGCGCAGGGGCATCAGGGACTCGACCGGGGCCTTGCGGCGCCAGGCCCGGCCGAAGCGGGAGCGCAGACGGGCCTGGTAGACGAGACGTTCCTGCTCCAGCTTGATGACCTGCTCGTAGGAGCGCAGCTCCCAGAGCTTCATACGGCGCCACAGGAGGAAGGTGGGGACGGGGGAGAGGAGCCAGCGGGTGAGGCGGACGCCCTCCATGTGCTTGTCCGCCGTGATGTCGGCTATGCGGCCGATGGCATGGCGGGCCGCCTCCACGGAGACCACGAACAGAATCGGGATCACCGCGTGCATGCCGACACCCAGCGGGTCCGGCCAGGCCGCCGCGCCGTTGAAGGCGATCGTGGCGGCCGTCAGCAGCCACGCCGTCTGGCGCAGCAGGGGGAACGGGATACGGATCCACGTCAGCAGGAGGTCCAGGGCCAGCAGGACGCAGATGCCCGCGTCGATACCGATCGGGAAGACGTAACTGAAGTTCCCGAAGCCCTTCTGGAGGGCGAGTTCACGCACCGCCGCGTAGGACCCCGCGAAGCCGATGCCGGCGATGACGACGGCGCCCGCGACGACCACGCCGATCAGAACTCGGTGCGTTCGTGTCAACTGAAGTGGCGCGGCCACCCGTACTCCCCTCCCCATGCATGTCGTTGCGCGCAACAGGGTGGCACATGTGTACGGCGGACGTGGTGCCGGTACGGCCGGAGCCCGGTCCCTTCAGGGGGCCGGGCTCCGTCAAAAGGCCGGTGTGAGCTGCGCGTTACGGCTCGTGTGTGACAGTCAGCTCTTCTTCGACGCAGAGGGGGAGGGGGACGGCGACTTCGAGGACGCGGCCTTCGAAGCCGACGCCGAGGCCGACGGAGACGGCGACTTCGACGCGCCCTTGGACGGCGAGGGCGAAGGACTCGCCGCGCCCGCGTCGCCGCCCGTGCCCTCGCCGTTGGCGGCCGACACCGCGGCCACGGCCTCCTTGGTGGCCTTCTCGGCGAGCTTGGTCAGCGACTCCGCGCTCGGGGTCTTCTCACCGGCGAGACCGGCACCGTTGTAGTCGAGCGTGATGACGACGTTCTCGACGCGCGTGACGACCGTCTGCTGCTTGAAGGAGCCTTCCTTCTTCTTCAGGTCGTACGTCACCGTCGTCGCCGCGTCACCCGTCCCGGACACCGCCTTCGACTTGGTGTTCTTCGCGCCCGCCGAGGACTGGGCGTCCTGGATCTGCTTGTCGTAGTACGCCTGCGCCTGCTCCTCGCCCGAACCGCGCGAGGTGTCCGACTCGAACCGCAGCAGCGAGACGTTCAGCCAGCGGAACTGGGAGCCCTTGACGCCGTTGTTGTCCAGGCTGCTCCACGAGCAGCTGGAACGTGCGTCCGCCTCGTCCGCCGTGCCCTCCTTGCCGGACTTCCCCTTCGGGACGAGTTCGCCCAGCGTCTTCTTCGTCACCGCCCCGCACGCCTTCGGCAGCGACTTGTACACCGCCGCCTGCACCGTCGGCGACGGACTCGCCGACGCCGACGCGGCCGTGTCCGCGCTCTTGCCGCCGCTGTCGGCGTCGCCGGAGCCGGAGTCCGAGGAGCAGCCGGCCACGATCAGCGTCACGGGGACGGCGGCCGCGCAGACAAGGACGCGGCCGAGGCCCCGGCCCCGACGCTTCGCTCGCTGGTCACCCTGGTCTCGCTGTGCTGGTCGCTGCATGGTTCCTTCACTCATGACGCTCGTGATTCCTGCCGTCGGATCGGGTCCGAGGGGCCACGGTACGCGGTGAGGCTGCCGTGCGGACGTGCTTCGACGGCTTCGTGTGCACGCGTGAGGGGCGTGTGAAGAGGGGTCAGCCGGACAGCGAGTCCGCCAGCTGAGCGGCCAGATTCCTGGCCTTGTCCTGCATTTCCTTGCTGTCCGGGGCCACGCCGATCGTCGTCGGCTGCTCCACGTACTCGATCGTCACGATGACATTGGACGTGCGGAACGCCACAGTCACCGTGCGCTGCTGGGCCGTCGAGCCGGAGCTGCTCAACGCGTCGTCGAGGAACGCCTCGTCG
Proteins encoded in this region:
- a CDS encoding DUF2637 domain-containing protein, which codes for MAAPLQLTRTHRVLIGVVVAGAVVIAGIGFAGSYAAVRELALQKGFGNFSYVFPIGIDAGICVLLALDLLLTWIRIPFPLLRQTAWLLTAATIAFNGAAAWPDPLGVGMHAVIPILFVVSVEAARHAIGRIADITADKHMEGVRLTRWLLSPVPTFLLWRRMKLWELRSYEQVIKLEQERLVYQARLRSRFGRAWRRKAPVESLMPLRLARYGVPLAETAPAGLAAAGIEPMLLPPVPQQELTAAPEPAVEQAVAAVRRAAETAPVPQNAAPRGERPSEQPLEQPSEQPPAQPSEQSAEQQGIEPGPDQSPWFEAPRQIDYQGGYNPAYNPQEQYEQWYAEQQQAEQYEEQYRLEPEETGTFPIPVGPNRTRELGEGGGLPEFEPDEESYYQVFKQSISGSGYPTPREFGENVEAEFSIALPPEDMKRMVNRFTNRYNAELEEDHIA
- a CDS encoding DUF3558 family protein, with protein sequence MSEGTMQRPAQRDQGDQRAKRRGRGLGRVLVCAAAVPVTLIVAGCSSDSGSGDADSGGKSADTAASASASPSPTVQAAVYKSLPKACGAVTKKTLGELVPKGKSGKEGTADEADARSSCSWSSLDNNGVKGSQFRWLNVSLLRFESDTSRGSGEEQAQAYYDKQIQDAQSSAGAKNTKSKAVSGTGDAATTVTYDLKKKEGSFKQQTVVTRVENVVITLDYNGAGLAGEKTPSAESLTKLAEKATKEAVAAVSAANGEGTGGDAGAASPSPSPSKGASKSPSPSASASASKAASSKSPSPSPSASKKS